The following proteins are encoded in a genomic region of Microbacterium sp. NC79:
- the rpoB gene encoding DNA-directed RNA polymerase subunit beta, which yields MAAARNASTTTPKNGRGASRLSFAKISDTLTVPDLLALQVESFDWLVGNENWKARVAEAQAEGRTDVPEISGLEEIFEEISPIEDLSETMQLSFTNPYLEPEKYSIDECKERGKTYAAPLYVEAEFMNHQTGEIKTQTVFMGDFPLQTSKGTFIINGTERVVVSQLVRSPGVYFDRTPDKTSDKDIFSARIIPSRGAWLEFEIDKRDQVGVRVDRKRKQSVTVFLKALGLTSEDILAEFAGFDSIEETLSKDTILTKEDALRDIYRKLRPGEQVAAEAARALLDNFYFNAKRYDLAKVGRYKINQKLGLDTPATESVLTVEDIVATIKYLVRLHHGDTSYQGVRNGKPADITLATDDIDNFGNRRIRAVGELIQNQVRTGLSRMERVVRERMTTQDIEAITPQTLINVRPVVAAIKEFFGTSQLSQFMDQNNPLAGLTHKRRLSALGPGGLSRERAGVEVRDVHPSHYGRMCPIETPEGPNIGLIGSLASFARINAFGFIETPYRRVIDGKVSATIDYLTAAEEQDYVVAQANAVLKKDGAFADARVLARSGRDGEVDLFPADEIGYMDVSPRQMVSVATSLIPFLEHDDANRALMGANMQRQAVPLLRSESPLVGTGMEGFTAIDAGDVVTADKAGVVSEVSADRVVVQLDEGGTQEYYLRKFDRSNQGTSYNQRVIVSQGERIEAGEVIADGPATENGELALGKNLLVGFMTWEGYNYEDAIILSQDLVKDDTLSSIHIEEYEVDARDTKLGKEEITRDLPNVSPELLKDLDERGIIRIGAEVRPGDILVGKVTPKGETELSAEERLLRAIFNEKSREVRDTSLKVPHGEQGTIIAVKEFNAEDGDDELGSGVNRRVVVYIAQKRKITAGDKLAGRHGNKGVIAKILPVEDMPFMADGTPLDIVLNPLGIPGRMNFGQVLETHLGWIASRGWKVEGTPEWAAHLPEQAFEAAPGTKVATPVFDGAEEQEIAGLLDSTLLNRDGVRLIDSTGKAQLFDGRSGEPFPAPISVGYMYILKLHHLVDDKIHARSTGPYSMITQQPLGGKAQFGGQRFGEMEVWALEAYGAAYALQELLTIKSDDILGRVKVYEAIVKGENIQEPGIPESFKVLMKEMQSLCLNVEALGADGQPVNLRESDDEAFRAAEELGINISTRFESASIDEI from the coding sequence TTGGCAGCTGCGCGCAACGCATCCACCACCACACCCAAGAACGGACGCGGAGCTTCCCGCCTCTCGTTCGCCAAGATTTCTGACACCCTGACGGTTCCCGACCTGCTTGCTCTGCAGGTCGAATCGTTCGACTGGTTGGTCGGAAACGAGAACTGGAAGGCCCGCGTCGCTGAGGCGCAGGCTGAGGGACGCACCGACGTTCCCGAGATCTCGGGTCTTGAGGAGATCTTCGAGGAGATCAGCCCCATTGAAGACCTGAGCGAGACCATGCAGCTCTCGTTCACGAACCCGTACCTGGAGCCGGAGAAGTACTCGATCGACGAGTGCAAGGAGCGCGGCAAGACGTACGCCGCGCCTCTCTACGTCGAGGCCGAGTTCATGAACCACCAGACCGGTGAGATCAAGACCCAGACGGTCTTCATGGGCGACTTCCCGCTGCAGACCAGCAAGGGTACGTTCATCATCAACGGTACCGAGCGCGTCGTCGTTTCGCAGCTCGTCCGTTCCCCCGGTGTCTACTTCGATCGCACGCCTGACAAGACGAGCGATAAAGATATCTTCTCCGCTCGTATCATCCCGAGCCGTGGTGCATGGCTTGAGTTTGAAATCGACAAGCGCGACCAGGTGGGCGTGCGTGTTGACCGCAAGCGTAAGCAGTCGGTCACCGTATTCCTCAAGGCCCTCGGCCTGACCAGCGAAGACATCCTCGCTGAGTTCGCCGGCTTCGACTCGATCGAAGAGACGCTGTCGAAGGACACGATCCTCACGAAGGAAGATGCGCTCCGCGACATCTACCGCAAGCTTCGTCCGGGCGAGCAGGTTGCTGCTGAAGCTGCCCGCGCGCTGCTCGACAACTTCTACTTCAACGCTAAGCGTTACGACCTGGCAAAGGTTGGTCGCTACAAGATCAACCAGAAGCTCGGCCTGGACACTCCGGCAACCGAGTCGGTACTGACCGTTGAAGACATCGTTGCCACCATCAAGTACCTGGTTCGCCTGCACCACGGCGACACCTCGTACCAGGGTGTTCGCAACGGCAAGCCTGCTGACATCACGCTGGCAACCGACGACATCGACAACTTCGGTAACCGTCGTATCCGCGCCGTCGGCGAGCTCATCCAGAACCAGGTTCGCACCGGTCTTTCCCGCATGGAGCGCGTCGTTCGCGAGCGCATGACCACGCAGGACATCGAGGCCATCACGCCGCAGACGCTCATCAACGTGCGTCCGGTTGTGGCTGCGATCAAGGAGTTCTTCGGAACCTCGCAGCTGTCGCAGTTCATGGACCAGAACAACCCGCTCGCGGGTCTGACGCACAAGCGTCGCCTCTCGGCCCTCGGCCCTGGTGGTCTGTCGCGTGAGCGTGCAGGTGTTGAGGTTCGTGACGTTCACCCGTCCCACTACGGCCGTATGTGCCCGATTGAGACGCCTGAAGGTCCGAACATTGGTCTGATTGGTTCGCTCGCATCGTTCGCGCGCATCAACGCATTCGGTTTCATTGAGACCCCGTACCGTCGTGTTATCGACGGCAAGGTGTCGGCAACGATCGACTACCTCACGGCTGCTGAAGAGCAGGACTACGTGGTGGCACAGGCAAACGCAGTCCTGAAGAAGGACGGCGCGTTCGCTGACGCCCGCGTGCTTGCTCGTTCGGGCCGCGACGGTGAGGTTGACCTCTTCCCGGCTGACGAAATCGGCTACATGGACGTTTCGCCGCGCCAGATGGTGTCGGTTGCAACGTCGCTCATTCCGTTCCTCGAGCACGACGACGCGAACCGCGCCCTGATGGGTGCCAACATGCAGCGTCAGGCTGTGCCGCTGCTTCGCTCCGAGTCGCCGCTCGTCGGTACCGGTATGGAGGGCTTCACCGCTATTGACGCTGGTGACGTTGTTACCGCTGACAAGGCCGGTGTGGTCTCCGAGGTTTCGGCTGACCGCGTTGTCGTTCAGCTCGACGAAGGCGGAACGCAGGAGTACTACCTCCGCAAGTTCGACCGTTCGAACCAGGGCACGTCGTACAACCAGCGTGTGATTGTTTCGCAGGGTGAGCGCATCGAGGCTGGCGAGGTCATCGCTGATGGCCCGGCAACCGAAAACGGTGAGCTCGCACTGGGTAAGAACCTCCTCGTCGGCTTCATGACGTGGGAAGGCTACAACTACGAAGACGCGATCATCCTCAGCCAGGACCTGGTGAAGGACGACACGCTCTCTTCGATTCACATCGAAGAGTACGAAGTTGACGCCCGCGACACGAAGCTCGGTAAGGAAGAGATCACCCGTGACCTTCCGAACGTTTCGCCTGAGCTGCTGAAGGACCTCGACGAGCGCGGCATCATCCGCATCGGTGCCGAGGTTCGCCCCGGTGACATCCTCGTCGGTAAGGTCACGCCGAAGGGCGAGACCGAGCTGTCGGCTGAAGAGCGCCTGCTGCGCGCCATCTTCAACGAGAAGAGCCGCGAAGTTCGCGACACCTCGCTGAAGGTTCCGCACGGTGAGCAGGGCACCATCATCGCGGTGAAGGAATTCAACGCGGAAGATGGCGACGACGAGCTCGGCTCGGGCGTCAACCGCCGCGTCGTGGTCTACATCGCCCAGAAGCGTAAGATCACCGCAGGTGACAAGCTCGCTGGTCGCCACGGAAACAAGGGTGTTATCGCCAAGATTCTCCCCGTGGAAGACATGCCGTTCATGGCTGACGGAACCCCGCTCGACATCGTTCTGAACCCGCTCGGTATTCCGGGTCGAATGAACTTCGGTCAGGTTCTGGAAACCCACCTCGGTTGGATCGCCAGCCGTGGTTGGAAGGTTGAAGGCACCCCCGAGTGGGCAGCGCACCTTCCGGAGCAGGCGTTTGAAGCGGCTCCCGGAACCAAGGTGGCAACGCCGGTGTTCGACGGTGCAGAAGAGCAGGAAATTGCTGGTCTTCTCGACTCCACGTTGCTGAACCGCGACGGTGTTCGCCTGATCGACTCGACCGGTAAGGCTCAGTTGTTCGATGGCCGTTCGGGTGAGCCGTTCCCGGCTCCGATCTCGGTCGGTTACATGTACATCCTGAAGCTGCACCACCTTGTCGATGACAAGATCCACGCGCGTTCGACGGGTCCGTACTCGATGATCACGCAGCAGCCTCTTGGTGGTAAGGCGCAGTTCGGTGGACAGCGCTTCGGTGAGATGGAAGTGTGGGCCCTTGAGGCCTACGGTGCGGCATACGCACTCCAGGAGCTCCTCACGATCAAGTCGGATGACATCCTTGGCCGCGTCAAGGTGTACGAGGCGATCGTTAAGGGTGAGAACATCCAGGAGCCGGGTATCCCCGAGTCCTTCAAGGTCCTCATGAAGGAAATGCAGTCGCTCTGCCTGAACGTCGAGGCTCTCGGCGCAGACGGTCAGCCTGTCAACCTCCGTGAATCGGACGACGAGGCATTCCGCGCAGCGGAAGAGCTCGGCATCAACATTTCGACCCGCTTCGAGTCGGCATCGATCGACGAGATTTAA
- the rpoC gene encoding DNA-directed RNA polymerase subunit beta' produces the protein MLDAPTFEELRIALATADDIRKWSFGEVKKPETINYRTLKPEKDGLFGEQIFGPSRDWECACGKYKRVRFKGIVCERCGVEVTKSSVRRERMGHIELAAPVTHIWYFKGVPSRLGYLLDMAPKDLEKVIYFAAYMVISVDEDARHRDMATHEGGIRLEMKTIADRRDATVNDRLAKLEEELAALEAEGAKADAKKKVKDAAEKEMALVRKRADEQVNRLERVWDEFRTLEVGQLKPEDDVFQELQDRFGQYFEAYMGAESIQKRLEAFDLQAEADSLHLQISEGKGQRKIRAIKRLKVVNSFLMTGMSPAAMVLDVVPVIPPELRPMVQLDGGRFATSDLNDLYRRVINRNNRLRRLIDLGAPEIIVNNEKRMLQEAVDALFDNGRRGRPVTGTGNRALKSLSDMLKGKQGRFRQNLLGKRVDYSGRSVIIVGPQLQLHQCGLPKQMALELFKPFVIKRLIDLNHAQNIKAAKRAVERTRPEVWDVLEEIIRERPVLLNRAPTLHRLGIQAFEPQLVEGKAIQLHPLVCAAFNADFDGDQMAVHLPLSVEAQAEARVLMLASNNILKPSDGRPVTLPSQDMIIGLHHLTTVKAGATGEGRAFGSVAEAILAKDEGTLDLQAKVRIRIPGMTFLEGEAPERYEEHGLIDASLGQIMFNDTLPKGYPFVREQADKGKLSQIVNKLAEEYPKVEVAASLDRIKDAGFYWATRSGVTVALSDVLTPPRKKEIVAEYEKKAAKITGQFEKGLLTDDERKKELIENWTKATDEVQAAMRENFPEDNTINRMVSSGARGNWLQIRNIAGMRGLVNNPKGEIIPRPIISSYREGLSVAEYFIATHGARKGLADTALRTADSGYLTRRLVDVSQDVIIREDDCGTSKGLEFVIAKADATGTLVRDENVENSVFARTLSAPVVTADGKTIAEVGDDVGDVLIDRLVEAGVETIKVRSVLTCDSAVGVCAQCYGRSLATGKIVDIGEAVGIIAAQSIGEPGTQLTMRTFHTGGSASADDITQGLPRVQELFEARTPKGASPIAEADGRITIEETEKQKKVILTPDNGDEPVVYPVLKRATLLVEDGQHIAVGQPLQLGTLDPKEVMRVQGARAAQKYLVGGVQGVYRSQGVPIHDKHIEVIVRQMMRKVTVVDHGDTDLLPGELVDARRYRDLNRAAVGEGKRPASGRPELMGITKASLATESWLSAASFQETTRVLTQAAMEGKSDPLVGLKENVIIGKLIPAGTGLSKYRNITVEATEEAKSERYPNRIFASDGAYSEADLSYTEFDGFSTDGFTTYN, from the coding sequence GTGCTCGACGCACCTACTTTTGAAGAGCTTCGCATTGCACTGGCGACCGCTGACGACATCCGTAAGTGGTCGTTCGGTGAGGTCAAGAAGCCCGAAACGATTAACTACCGCACCCTGAAGCCCGAGAAGGACGGTCTGTTCGGTGAGCAGATCTTCGGCCCCTCGCGCGACTGGGAGTGCGCATGTGGCAAGTACAAGCGTGTCCGCTTCAAGGGCATCGTTTGTGAGCGCTGTGGCGTGGAGGTGACCAAGAGCTCCGTTCGTCGTGAGCGGATGGGTCACATCGAGCTGGCAGCGCCTGTCACCCACATCTGGTACTTCAAGGGCGTTCCCTCGCGCTTGGGCTACCTGCTGGACATGGCGCCGAAGGACCTCGAAAAGGTCATCTACTTCGCCGCTTACATGGTCATCTCGGTTGACGAGGATGCTCGTCACCGCGACATGGCAACCCACGAGGGTGGCATCCGTCTCGAAATGAAGACGATCGCCGACCGCCGTGACGCGACGGTCAACGACCGTCTCGCGAAGCTGGAAGAGGAGCTCGCTGCTCTCGAGGCTGAAGGTGCCAAGGCTGACGCCAAGAAGAAGGTCAAGGACGCAGCCGAGAAGGAAATGGCTCTCGTTCGCAAGCGTGCGGACGAGCAGGTCAACCGTCTCGAGCGCGTTTGGGATGAGTTCCGTACCCTCGAGGTCGGTCAGCTCAAGCCCGAAGATGACGTCTTCCAGGAGCTGCAGGACCGCTTCGGTCAGTACTTCGAGGCCTACATGGGCGCGGAGTCGATCCAGAAGCGCCTGGAGGCATTCGACCTGCAGGCTGAGGCTGACAGCCTCCACCTGCAGATCTCCGAGGGCAAGGGTCAGCGCAAGATCCGTGCGATCAAGCGCCTGAAGGTTGTCAACTCGTTCCTGATGACCGGCATGTCGCCTGCCGCCATGGTTCTTGACGTGGTTCCGGTTATTCCGCCTGAGCTTCGCCCGATGGTTCAGCTTGACGGTGGTCGCTTCGCAACGAGTGACCTCAACGACCTGTACCGCCGCGTGATCAACCGCAACAACCGCCTCCGTCGCTTGATCGACCTCGGTGCCCCCGAGATCATCGTCAACAACGAGAAGCGCATGCTGCAGGAAGCTGTCGACGCACTGTTCGACAACGGCCGCCGTGGTCGCCCGGTGACGGGTACCGGTAACCGTGCCCTCAAGTCCCTGAGCGACATGCTCAAGGGTAAGCAGGGTCGTTTCCGTCAGAACCTGCTCGGTAAGCGTGTTGACTACTCGGGCCGTTCGGTCATCATCGTTGGTCCGCAGCTGCAGCTGCACCAGTGTGGTCTGCCCAAGCAGATGGCTCTGGAGCTGTTCAAGCCGTTCGTGATCAAGCGTCTGATCGACCTGAACCACGCTCAGAACATCAAGGCAGCGAAGCGCGCCGTTGAGCGCACCCGCCCCGAGGTGTGGGACGTTCTGGAAGAGATCATTCGTGAGCGCCCGGTCCTGCTGAACCGTGCACCTACGCTGCACCGTCTCGGTATCCAGGCGTTCGAGCCGCAGCTCGTTGAGGGTAAGGCTATTCAGCTGCACCCGCTCGTCTGTGCAGCCTTCAACGCTGACTTCGACGGTGACCAGATGGCTGTTCACCTGCCGCTGTCGGTTGAGGCGCAGGCTGAGGCACGCGTGCTGATGCTCGCATCGAACAACATCCTGAAGCCGTCTGACGGCCGCCCGGTCACCCTGCCTTCGCAGGACATGATCATTGGTCTGCACCACCTGACCACGGTCAAGGCTGGCGCAACCGGTGAAGGCCGCGCGTTCGGTTCGGTTGCCGAGGCGATCCTGGCTAAGGACGAGGGCACCCTCGACCTGCAGGCTAAGGTCCGCATCCGCATCCCGGGCATGACGTTCCTTGAGGGTGAAGCACCCGAGCGCTACGAAGAGCACGGACTGATCGACGCATCGCTCGGTCAGATCATGTTCAACGACACGCTCCCCAAGGGCTACCCGTTCGTTCGCGAGCAGGCAGACAAGGGCAAGCTGAGCCAGATCGTCAATAAGCTCGCCGAGGAATACCCCAAGGTTGAGGTTGCTGCATCGCTTGACCGCATCAAGGACGCCGGTTTCTACTGGGCCACCCGTTCGGGTGTCACCGTGGCGCTGAGCGACGTTCTTACGCCCCCGCGTAAGAAGGAAATTGTTGCGGAATACGAGAAGAAGGCCGCAAAGATCACCGGCCAGTTCGAAAAGGGTCTGTTGACCGATGATGAGCGTAAGAAGGAGCTCATCGAGAACTGGACGAAGGCTACCGACGAGGTTCAGGCCGCTATGCGCGAGAACTTCCCGGAAGACAACACGATCAACCGCATGGTCTCCTCTGGTGCCCGTGGTAACTGGCTGCAGATTCGTAACATCGCCGGTATGCGTGGTCTGGTGAACAACCCGAAGGGTGAGATTATCCCTCGCCCGATCATCTCGTCCTACCGCGAGGGTCTGTCGGTTGCTGAGTACTTCATTGCAACCCACGGTGCTCGTAAGGGTCTGGCTGACACCGCTCTGCGTACCGCAGACTCGGGTTACCTGACGCGTCGTCTTGTCGACGTTTCGCAGGATGTCATCATTCGTGAAGACGACTGTGGCACCTCGAAGGGTCTCGAGTTCGTCATCGCTAAGGCTGACGCAACGGGCACGCTGGTTCGCGATGAGAACGTTGAGAACTCGGTGTTCGCTCGTACCCTGTCGGCTCCGGTTGTCACCGCCGATGGCAAGACCATCGCGGAAGTGGGCGACGACGTGGGTGACGTACTCATCGACCGTCTCGTTGAGGCGGGCGTTGAGACCATCAAGGTTCGCTCGGTTCTGACGTGTGACTCGGCTGTTGGTGTGTGTGCACAGTGCTACGGCCGTTCGCTCGCAACGGGCAAGATCGTTGACATCGGTGAGGCCGTTGGCATCATCGCTGCTCAGTCGATTGGTGAGCCCGGTACCCAGCTGACGATGCGTACCTTCCACACCGGTGGTTCCGCATCTGCTGATGACATCACGCAGGGTCTTCCCCGTGTGCAGGAGCTCTTCGAAGCTCGTACCCCGAAGGGTGCGTCGCCGATTGCTGAGGCAGACGGTCGCATCACGATCGAGGAGACCGAGAAGCAGAAGAAGGTCATCCTGACGCCCGACAACGGCGACGAGCCGGTTGTTTACCCGGTGCTGAAGCGTGCAACGCTTCTCGTCGAAGACGGCCAGCACATTGCTGTCGGTCAGCCGTTGCAGCTCGGCACGCTTGACCCCAAGGAGGTCATGCGTGTTCAGGGCGCTCGCGCCGCGCAGAAGTACCTCGTTGGTGGCGTGCAGGGCGTTTACCGCTCGCAGGGTGTGCCGATTCACGACAAGCACATCGAGGTCATCGTGCGTCAGATGATGCGCAAGGTCACGGTTGTTGACCACGGCGACACCGATCTGCTGCCTGGTGAGCTCGTTGACGCACGTCGTTACCGCGACCTCAACCGTGCGGCCGTCGGCGAGGGCAAGCGCCCCGCATCGGGTCGTCCGGAGCTGATGGGTATCACGAAGGCGTCGCTTGCGACCGAGTCGTGGCTGTCGGCTGCATCGTTCCAGGAGACGACCCGCGTTCTGACGCAGGCCGCCATGGAGGGCAAGAGCGACCCGCTCGTTGGCCTCAAGGAGAACGTCATCATCGGTAAGCTCATCCCGGCTGGTACGGGTCTGTCGAAGTACCGCAACATCACTGTTGAGGCGACGGAAGAGGCAAAGAGCGAGCGCTACCCGAACCGGATCTTCGCATCCGACGGCGCGTACAGCGAAGCTGACCTGAGCTACACGGAGTTCGACGGTTTCTCGACCGACGGATTCACGACGTACAACTAA
- a CDS encoding flavin reductase family protein, with translation MSSASDFYSYDPASGHPLAHDPIKSFIAPRPIGWMSTVAADGTRNLAPFSFFTMLAASPALLGFASNGRSDSLANAEATGEFTWNLVPRELAEVMNETSAVVPPAVDEFELAGVDSLPSEVVRPDRVAASPVSIECVVTQIVPLLDRDGASAGSWFVIGQAVRVHVARATVRDGVYDITAANPVMRAGGPSAYYGLAADTRFDLRRPGM, from the coding sequence ATGTCCTCAGCTTCCGACTTCTACTCGTACGACCCTGCCTCCGGACACCCGCTCGCACACGACCCGATCAAGTCATTTATTGCGCCGCGTCCGATTGGCTGGATGTCAACCGTTGCCGCCGATGGCACCCGCAACCTCGCACCCTTCAGCTTCTTCACGATGCTGGCTGCCTCCCCTGCGCTGTTGGGTTTCGCCTCAAACGGGCGGTCTGATTCGCTGGCGAACGCGGAAGCGACGGGTGAGTTCACGTGGAACCTCGTGCCCCGCGAACTCGCTGAGGTCATGAATGAAACGTCGGCGGTTGTTCCGCCTGCCGTCGACGAGTTTGAGTTGGCCGGTGTGGACTCGTTGCCGAGTGAGGTCGTGCGACCTGATCGCGTCGCAGCAAGTCCGGTGTCGATTGAATGCGTTGTGACGCAGATCGTTCCGCTGCTCGACCGCGATGGTGCCAGCGCCGGAAGCTGGTTCGTGATCGGGCAGGCCGTGCGCGTGCACGTCGCGCGCGCGACGGTGCGTGATGGCGTGTACGACATCACCGCTGCCAACCCCGTGATGCGCGCAGGCGGTCCCTCCGCCTACTACGGCCTCGCCGCTGACACGCGCTTCGACCTGCGCCGCCCCGGCATGTAA
- a CDS encoding glycosyltransferase family 39 protein, with translation MSDNKTPEPEFGEPVVEPTSEANVVDRANEALADAQAARDEVAGNDVADPADVTRPDVPADAAAPADEAAPAAPADADKPAEDDLDWAALDDVMATEAAAKANGTTESAEAEAAATETDATAANAAEATTPAKPAWYDSPEVAESTANLPQEVQDVTEVPLTPPVAVDDPVLTGTAPAQPIFVQAPEPPLVRGNRGAAGLIGLLAAVVFALFYLAARLLFSGINVLDTTALLDETLAQLASFAFWVPVVVFYLTFWLLGAFINRGRWAYWVIFGLFVGLASYAGHVLGEVIQAGPWTISLSQAATIARDQLVAPAAIVALVIGRELPVWFGGWIAKRGRKVTAWNNEAQEEYERTLEAGPQLD, from the coding sequence ATGAGCGACAACAAGACCCCTGAGCCGGAATTCGGTGAGCCGGTTGTAGAGCCCACATCCGAGGCCAACGTCGTCGACCGCGCAAACGAAGCGCTCGCAGACGCCCAGGCCGCTCGCGATGAGGTCGCTGGCAACGATGTCGCCGACCCAGCCGATGTGACACGCCCTGACGTGCCTGCCGATGCCGCAGCGCCCGCCGATGAGGCTGCTCCTGCCGCCCCCGCCGACGCTGACAAGCCGGCCGAGGATGACTTGGATTGGGCTGCCCTCGACGACGTGATGGCTACCGAGGCTGCCGCGAAGGCCAACGGAACCACAGAATCCGCCGAAGCAGAAGCAGCGGCAACCGAGACGGACGCCACGGCCGCCAACGCTGCGGAGGCAACCACCCCGGCGAAGCCGGCCTGGTACGACAGCCCCGAGGTTGCCGAGTCCACGGCCAACCTGCCGCAAGAAGTACAGGACGTCACCGAGGTTCCGCTCACGCCGCCTGTCGCCGTTGATGACCCGGTGCTGACGGGCACCGCGCCCGCGCAGCCCATCTTTGTGCAGGCGCCCGAGCCGCCGCTGGTTCGTGGCAACCGCGGAGCTGCCGGCCTCATCGGTCTGCTCGCTGCCGTCGTCTTCGCACTCTTCTACCTCGCCGCTCGACTGCTGTTCAGCGGCATCAACGTGCTCGACACGACGGCACTGCTCGATGAGACACTCGCGCAGCTTGCCAGCTTTGCGTTCTGGGTTCCGGTCGTCGTGTTCTACCTCACCTTCTGGCTGCTCGGCGCCTTCATTAACCGTGGCCGCTGGGCATACTGGGTGATTTTCGGTCTCTTCGTTGGTCTCGCGTCTTACGCCGGCCATGTTCTGGGCGAAGTCATCCAGGCGGGTCCGTGGACCATCTCGCTGAGCCAAGCGGCAACGATCGCGCGCGATCAGCTGGTCGCTCCGGCCGCCATCGTCGCTCTCGTGATCGGCCGTGAACTTCCGGTCTGGTTCGGTGGCTGGATCGCCAAGCGCGGCCGCAAGGTCACCGCATGGAACAACGAAGCCCAGGAAGAGTACGAGCGCACGCTCGAGGCTGGCCCGCAGCTCGACTAA
- a CDS encoding spermidine/putrescine ABC transporter substrate-binding protein: MERSLETQVSQAVDAWLAWLPRWQPATHRGRVAPCRRCFGSPILAAAGLGADVPHAVQHGLSTRIKTIVDRAVSAYTERNLPMLQAELDHQAARNRARRYRPSDDLDPEFDGLPLDPEPEPGAPFLFTIAGLADEADQEVPALPALSAEAKQALRQEVGLADDYANMIGREICRLLYPHRLRLRTAIAEYVEPQIEAMLAELSLTLDAPFDPGDGTSPLTP, from the coding sequence GTGGAGCGATCGCTCGAGACTCAGGTGAGTCAGGCCGTTGATGCCTGGCTGGCGTGGCTGCCCCGCTGGCAGCCCGCGACTCATCGCGGCCGCGTGGCCCCCTGTCGTCGCTGCTTTGGCTCACCCATCCTCGCCGCCGCTGGGTTAGGCGCTGACGTTCCGCACGCCGTGCAACACGGCCTCTCGACGCGCATCAAGACGATCGTTGACCGCGCCGTGTCTGCCTACACCGAACGCAATCTGCCCATGCTGCAGGCAGAACTCGACCACCAGGCTGCCCGTAACCGCGCCCGCCGCTACCGGCCGAGCGACGACCTTGACCCGGAGTTTGACGGTCTGCCGCTTGACCCGGAGCCGGAACCCGGTGCTCCCTTCCTCTTCACGATTGCCGGTCTCGCCGACGAAGCCGATCAGGAGGTTCCGGCTCTTCCCGCGCTTTCTGCGGAGGCGAAGCAAGCGCTGCGCCAAGAGGTGGGTCTTGCCGATGACTACGCCAATATGATCGGTCGGGAGATTTGCAGACTGCTCTATCCGCACCGCCTGCGGTTACGTACCGCGATCGCAGAATATGTGGAGCCCCAGATCGAAGCGATGCTCGCAGAGCTGTCGCTGACGCTTGATGCACCGTTTGATCCGGGCGACGGAACCTCGCCGCTGACGCCGTAA
- a CDS encoding serine/threonine-protein kinase, translating into MSAPPVLAGLTFVRPLGSGGFADVFLYEQAMPRREVAVKVLPSNVADAELVRMFNAEADVLARLSAHPSIVTVYQAGISADGRAYIVMENCPGALSPRYRTEKIPVAEAISIGVKMASAIETAHRAGLVHRDIKPGNILTTAFGAPVLADFGISSSLARSTPDGMMAMSVPWTAPEVIAEQTSGDILSEVWSLGATVYSLLAGHSPFEKTEPGQNTREQLRKRILKASYVPITRADVPPALQQVLEGAMRRNPRDRFQTALAFAEALREVEHSMGLSPTPLEVADDVWAAPPVDFANDSPRDHVRVQVATPVTRKVRQSTGMRGHQRSEDSEFVPLRNKGSRAAVWIAVGAVALMAAGITAGIVIAGMF; encoded by the coding sequence GTGTCTGCTCCACCGGTTCTGGCGGGGCTGACTTTTGTGCGTCCGCTGGGATCGGGCGGTTTTGCCGACGTCTTTTTGTACGAGCAGGCGATGCCGCGGCGCGAGGTCGCCGTGAAGGTGTTGCCAAGCAACGTTGCCGACGCTGAGCTCGTGCGCATGTTTAACGCGGAAGCCGACGTTTTGGCTCGGCTGTCAGCGCACCCGTCGATTGTCACCGTGTACCAGGCCGGGATCTCCGCCGATGGCCGTGCCTACATCGTGATGGAGAACTGCCCAGGCGCGCTCTCGCCGCGCTACCGCACCGAGAAGATTCCGGTTGCCGAGGCCATCTCCATCGGGGTGAAGATGGCGTCAGCGATCGAGACCGCCCACCGTGCCGGTCTCGTGCACCGCGACATCAAACCAGGCAATATTCTCACCACGGCATTCGGTGCTCCGGTGCTCGCCGACTTCGGTATCTCCTCTTCCCTCGCGCGGTCAACGCCCGACGGCATGATGGCGATGAGTGTGCCGTGGACGGCACCAGAGGTGATCGCCGAGCAGACCAGCGGTGACATTCTTTCTGAAGTGTGGAGCCTCGGCGCCACCGTGTATTCCCTCCTCGCCGGGCACAGCCCGTTTGAGAAGACGGAGCCGGGCCAGAACACCCGCGAACAGTTGCGCAAGCGCATTCTCAAGGCGTCGTATGTGCCGATCACGCGCGCCGATGTTCCGCCCGCGCTGCAACAGGTGCTCGAGGGGGCGATGCGCCGAAATCCGCGCGACCGCTTCCAGACCGCGCTCGCGTTTGCCGAAGCACTGCGCGAAGTTGAGCATTCGATGGGGCTCTCCCCGACACCGCTCGAAGTCGCAGACGACGTGTGGGCGGCACCTCCCGTCGACTTCGCCAACGACAGCCCGCGCGATCACGTGCGCGTGCAGGTTGCGACCCCCGTCACCCGCAAGGTGCGTCAGAGCACCGGCATGCGCGGGCATCAACGTTCAGAAGACAGCGAGTTTGTGCCTCTGCGCAATAAGGGCTCGCGCGCAGCGGTGTGGATCGCGGTGGGTGCTGTGGCGCTCATGGCAGCCGGAATCACCGCAGGCATTGTGATTGCGGGCATGTTCTAA